The following are encoded together in the bacterium genome:
- the pilB gene encoding type IV-A pilus assembly ATPase PilB, with protein MSTRLGELLVKRGLITSAQLDKAIEHTDSQENGALSTSLVELRLFGDAELTAFLQKEYRLPLVDPAAMEVPPEVVRLVPANLARRHHLVAISLTGSTLTLAMSDPSNLVAINEVKFLTGYDVKVAVAATGSVTQAINRLYDEGADYNNVLAEVESDDVELVKTEDDVDVKELERATEDAPVVRLVNAILTSAIKRRASDIHLEPFEKMFRVRYRVDGVLEEIMKPPLKLKNAITSRIKVMAQLDIAERRLPQDGRIKLKFGPGQDMDFRVSVLPTIFGEKIVLRLLDKSNLQLDMTKLGFEEQALKDFKDAIYKPFGMVLVTGPTGSGKTTTLYSALSELNKITSNISTAEDPVEYNLVGINQVQINEDIGLNFANALRSFLRQDPDIIMVGEVRDFETAEIAIKAALTGHLVLSTLHTNDAPSTINRLLNMGVEPFLVASSVNLVLAQRLARLICGACREPVEIHPQALIELGLSREDAQGATCFRGAGCPQCGGTGYRGRVALYEVMPVSEELRDLVLNGASATDIKKTAVSLGMMSLRQSGLLKLRQGLTTIEEVLRVTMAD; from the coding sequence ATGAGCACCAGGCTCGGAGAGCTGCTCGTCAAACGCGGGCTCATCACCTCGGCCCAACTCGACAAGGCGATCGAGCACACCGACAGCCAGGAGAACGGCGCGCTCAGCACCTCCCTGGTCGAGCTCCGCCTGTTCGGCGACGCGGAGCTCACCGCCTTCCTGCAGAAGGAGTACCGCCTGCCGCTGGTCGATCCGGCGGCGATGGAGGTGCCGCCGGAAGTGGTGCGGCTGGTACCAGCCAATCTGGCCCGTCGGCATCATCTGGTGGCGATCAGCCTGACCGGATCGACGCTGACCCTGGCGATGTCCGATCCGTCGAACCTGGTCGCCATCAACGAGGTCAAGTTCCTCACCGGCTACGACGTGAAGGTCGCCGTCGCCGCCACCGGCTCGGTGACGCAGGCGATCAACCGCCTGTACGACGAGGGCGCCGACTACAACAACGTGCTGGCGGAGGTCGAGAGCGACGACGTCGAGCTGGTGAAGACCGAGGACGACGTCGACGTCAAGGAGCTCGAGCGCGCCACCGAGGACGCGCCGGTGGTCCGCCTGGTCAACGCCATCCTCACCAGCGCGATCAAGCGGCGCGCCAGCGACATCCACCTCGAGCCGTTCGAGAAGATGTTCCGCGTCCGCTACCGCGTCGACGGCGTGCTCGAAGAGATCATGAAGCCGCCGCTCAAGCTGAAGAACGCCATCACGTCGCGCATCAAGGTCATGGCGCAGCTCGACATCGCCGAGCGCCGGTTGCCGCAGGACGGGCGCATCAAGCTCAAGTTCGGCCCCGGCCAGGACATGGACTTCCGCGTCTCGGTGCTACCGACGATCTTCGGCGAGAAGATCGTGCTGCGCCTGCTCGACAAGTCCAACCTGCAGCTCGACATGACCAAGCTGGGCTTCGAGGAGCAGGCGCTCAAGGATTTCAAGGACGCGATCTACAAGCCCTTCGGCATGGTGCTGGTCACCGGCCCGACGGGCAGCGGCAAGACCACCACGCTGTACTCGGCGCTCTCGGAGCTGAACAAGATCACCTCGAACATCTCCACCGCCGAGGATCCGGTCGAGTACAACCTGGTCGGCATCAACCAGGTGCAGATCAACGAGGACATCGGCCTCAACTTCGCCAACGCGCTGCGCTCCTTCCTGCGCCAGGACCCGGACATCATCATGGTCGGCGAGGTGCGCGACTTCGAGACCGCGGAGATCGCGATCAAGGCCGCGCTCACCGGCCACCTCGTGCTCTCCACCCTGCACACCAACGACGCGCCGTCGACCATCAACCGCCTGCTCAACATGGGCGTCGAGCCGTTCCTGGTCGCGTCGTCGGTCAACCTGGTGCTGGCGCAGCGCCTGGCGCGCCTCATCTGCGGCGCCTGCCGCGAGCCGGTCGAGATCCACCCGCAGGCGCTGATCGAGCTCGGGCTCAGCCGCGAGGACGCGCAGGGCGCGACCTGCTTCCGCGGCGCCGGCTGCCCGCAGTGCGGCGGCACCGGCTACCGCGGCCGCGTCGCCCTCTACGAGGTCATGCCGGTGAGCGAGGAGCTGCGCGACCTGGTGCTCAACGGCGCCTCCGCCACCGACATCAAGAAGACCGCCGTGTCGCTCGGCATGATGAGCCTGCGCCAGAGCGGCCTGCTCAAGCTGCGCCAGGGCCTGACCACCATCGAGGAGGTCCTGCGCGTGACCATGGCGGATTGA
- a CDS encoding shikimate dehydrogenase, with protein MLAVPRADRAPGGGARGADSVITGRTRVVGIIGDPVAHSRSPAMHNAAFAALGLDWVYVPFPVGGDQVAAAVAAVRALGMAGLNVTVPHKEAVLPHLDALTPLARRVGAVNTIVNRAGRLLGDNTDVHGFAATLRQQRLRLRGCHALVIGAGGAARAVLTALADGGVGRLTIANRTAARASALAQRLRGIRRDTVSLSALADPGLLGDAAVVVNTTSLGLHDASFPPLAAEATPRRCLFVDLLYGRDTPFLQRARAADRRACDGAEMLLHQGARAFTLWTGRRAPLSVMREVLSEQSK; from the coding sequence GTGCTCGCCGTACCGCGTGCCGATCGCGCGCCTGGCGGCGGCGCACGCGGCGCTGACTCCGTGATCACCGGCCGCACACGGGTCGTCGGCATCATCGGCGACCCGGTCGCGCACAGCCGGTCGCCGGCGATGCACAACGCGGCCTTCGCCGCGCTCGGGCTGGACTGGGTGTACGTCCCGTTCCCGGTCGGCGGCGACCAGGTCGCCGCGGCGGTCGCGGCCGTGCGGGCGCTCGGCATGGCGGGCCTCAACGTGACCGTCCCGCACAAGGAGGCGGTCCTGCCCCACCTCGACGCGCTGACCCCCCTGGCGCGCCGCGTCGGCGCGGTCAACACCATCGTCAATCGCGCCGGCCGCCTGCTCGGCGACAACACCGACGTGCACGGCTTCGCCGCCACCCTGCGTCAGCAGCGGCTGCGCCTGCGCGGATGCCATGCGCTGGTCATTGGCGCCGGCGGGGCGGCGCGCGCCGTGCTGACCGCGCTCGCCGACGGCGGCGTCGGCCGCCTGACGATCGCCAACCGCACCGCCGCGCGCGCCAGCGCGCTCGCACAGCGCCTGCGCGGCATCCGGCGCGACACGGTGTCCCTGTCGGCGCTCGCCGACCCGGGGCTGCTCGGCGATGCCGCGGTGGTCGTCAACACCACCTCGCTGGGGCTGCACGACGCCAGCTTCCCCCCGCTCGCGGCGGAGGCCACGCCGCGACGCTGCCTCTTCGTCGACCTGCTCTACGGCCGCGACACGCCGTTCCTGCAGCGCGCGCGCGCCGCCGACCGCCGCGCCTGCGACGGCGCCGAGATGCTGCTGCACCAGGGAGCGCGCGCGTTCACCCTGTGGACCGGGCGGCGCGCGCCGCTGTCCGTCATGCGCGAGGTACTGAGCGAGCAGTCAAAATAG
- a CDS encoding type IV pilus twitching motility protein PilT yields the protein MSDAAETSVSGAPTLQDFLRIVAEKGGTDLHITSDSAPVMRVNGELRPLPFPPLSANDTKQLCYSVLTETQKHRFEEEQELDFSFGIRGLSRFRGNLFLQRGAVGGAFRTIPYSARPLSELGLPPVVGEMTKLPRGLVLVTGPTGSGKSTTLAAMIDKINHERHEHIMTLEDPIEFVHQHRNCVVNQREVFADTHSFNEALRHVLRQDPDVVLIGEMRDLETVQSALTVAETGHLVLSTLHTNSAVQTINRIIDIFPEQQQPQIRAQLSLILQAVVSQQLIPRQDGRGRVLAVEVMIPNPAIRNLIRENKIHQLYSQLQVGQSKFGMQTMSQSLLDLYTRKLISYEEAMGHATEPDELRPMLGTPSRLSRSA from the coding sequence ATGAGCGACGCAGCCGAAACCTCGGTCTCCGGCGCCCCGACGCTGCAGGATTTCCTGCGCATCGTCGCCGAGAAGGGCGGCACCGACCTGCACATCACCTCGGACAGCGCGCCGGTGATGCGGGTCAACGGCGAGCTGCGGCCGCTGCCGTTCCCGCCCCTGTCGGCCAACGACACCAAGCAGCTCTGCTACAGCGTGCTCACCGAGACGCAGAAGCACCGCTTCGAGGAAGAGCAGGAGCTCGACTTCTCCTTCGGCATCCGCGGCCTCAGCCGTTTCCGCGGCAACCTGTTCCTGCAGCGCGGCGCGGTCGGCGGCGCCTTCCGCACGATCCCCTATTCGGCGCGGCCGCTGTCCGAGCTCGGCCTACCGCCGGTGGTGGGCGAGATGACCAAGCTGCCGCGCGGCCTGGTCCTGGTCACCGGGCCGACCGGCAGCGGCAAGTCGACCACGCTGGCGGCGATGATCGACAAGATCAACCACGAGCGCCACGAGCACATCATGACGCTCGAGGACCCGATCGAGTTCGTGCACCAGCACCGCAACTGCGTCGTCAACCAGCGCGAGGTCTTCGCCGACACCCACAGCTTCAACGAGGCGCTGCGCCACGTCCTGCGCCAGGATCCCGACGTCGTGCTGATCGGCGAGATGCGCGACCTGGAGACCGTGCAGTCGGCGCTGACCGTCGCCGAGACCGGCCACCTCGTGCTCTCGACCCTGCACACCAACAGCGCCGTGCAGACGATCAACCGCATCATCGACATCTTCCCCGAGCAGCAGCAGCCGCAGATCCGCGCCCAGCTCTCGCTCATCCTGCAGGCGGTGGTGTCGCAACAGCTCATCCCGCGCCAGGATGGGCGCGGCCGCGTGCTGGCGGTCGAGGTGATGATCCCCAACCCCGCCATCCGCAACCTGATCCGCGAGAACAAGATCCACCAGCTCTACTCGCAGCTCCAGGTCGGGCAGTCGAAGTTCGGCATGCAGACCATGAGCCAGTCGCTGCTCGACCTCTACACCCGCAAGCTCATCTCCTACGAAGAGGCGATGGGCCACGCCACCGAGCCCGACGAGCTGCGCCCGATGCTGGGCACGCCGTCGCGCCTGTCCCGTTCAGCGTAA
- a CDS encoding type II secretion system F family protein — translation MAIYRWQGVSPRGETISGEMEAPTRDAVLARLRAQRIQPVPAKIRERGKGLDREIALPGLGEKVRARDVVVFTRQLGTMIDAGLPIVQCLDILAAQTENKKFRGIIRQLKDDVEAGSTFTEALRKHNKIFDDLFVNMISAGEVGGILDTILQRLSVYMEKSMKLKAKIKGAMIYPATIVTVATGVTAVLLIWVIPVFAELFSSFGQDLPAPTQFVINLSNFTIAYFHFMVMVLIAAAVALRYAYQTENGRLAMDRGFLEAPVFGDLIRKSSIARFTRTLSTLVSSGVPILDALLITAKTSGNKVVERAILATRLSISEGNSISEPLVASKVFPPMVCQMIAVGESTGALDAMLQKIAEFYEDEVDNMVANLTTLMEPLVILFLGVIIGGLVISMYLPIFKLGSVIG, via the coding sequence ATGGCGATTTACCGGTGGCAGGGCGTTTCCCCGCGCGGCGAGACGATCAGCGGCGAGATGGAGGCCCCGACCCGCGACGCGGTGCTGGCGCGGCTGCGCGCCCAGCGCATCCAGCCGGTGCCGGCGAAGATCCGCGAGCGCGGCAAGGGGCTCGACCGCGAAATCGCGCTGCCCGGCCTGGGCGAGAAGGTGCGGGCCCGCGACGTCGTCGTCTTCACCCGCCAGCTCGGCACCATGATCGACGCCGGCCTGCCGATCGTGCAGTGCCTCGACATCCTCGCCGCCCAGACCGAGAACAAGAAGTTCCGCGGCATCATCCGCCAGCTCAAGGACGACGTCGAGGCCGGCTCGACCTTCACCGAGGCGCTGCGCAAGCACAACAAGATCTTCGACGACCTGTTCGTCAACATGATCTCCGCCGGCGAGGTCGGCGGCATCCTCGACACCATCCTGCAGCGCCTGTCGGTCTACATGGAGAAGTCCATGAAGCTGAAGGCGAAGATCAAGGGCGCGATGATCTACCCGGCGACCATCGTCACCGTCGCCACCGGCGTCACCGCCGTGCTCCTCATCTGGGTCATCCCGGTGTTCGCCGAGCTCTTCTCCAGCTTCGGCCAGGATCTGCCGGCGCCGACCCAGTTCGTCATCAACCTGTCGAACTTCACCATCGCCTACTTCCACTTCATGGTGATGGTGCTGATCGCCGCCGCGGTGGCGCTGCGCTACGCCTACCAGACCGAGAACGGCCGTCTGGCGATGGACCGCGGCTTCCTCGAGGCGCCGGTGTTCGGCGACCTGATCCGCAAGTCGTCGATCGCCCGCTTCACCCGCACGCTCAGCACCCTGGTGTCCTCCGGCGTGCCGATCCTCGACGCGCTGCTGATCACCGCCAAGACCTCCGGCAACAAGGTCGTCGAACGCGCCATCCTCGCCACCCGGTTGAGCATCAGCGAGGGCAACTCGATCTCCGAGCCGCTGGTGGCGAGCAAGGTGTTCCCGCCCATGGTCTGCCAGATGATCGCGGTCGGCGAATCGACCGGCGCCCTCGACGCCATGCTGCAGAAGATCGCCGAGTTCTACGAGGACGAGGTCGACAACATGGTCGCCAACCTCACCACCCTGATGGAGCCGCTGGTCATCCTCTTCCTCGGCGTCATCATCGGCGGCCTGGTGATCTCGATGTACCTGCCGATCTTCAAGCTCGGATCGGTGATCGGGTGA
- a CDS encoding glycine--tRNA ligase yields MEKIVNLAKRRGFTFQSSEIYGGLNSCWDYGPLGVELKRNVKNAWWRDMVQTRDDIVGIDCSILMHPRVWEASGHLAGFTDPLVDCRECKGRFRADHIADAQCPLKPSKAPGQFEKCDLTEARQFNLMFKTFMGPVEENASVVYMRPETAQGIFVNFKNVLTTARAKIPFGIAQIGKSFRNEITPGNFLFRTREFEQMEMEFFVKPGDDDRWFEYWTTTRRDWYVSLGIRPEKLRLRPHAADELAHYAKGCADVEYEFPIGWSELEGIANRTDFDLKRHSEFSGKDLTFFDDETREHYTPYVIEPAAGADRATLAFLVDAYDEDVADGEARTVLRLHPQLAPIKAAVFPLLRKDGHPEKAKEIYDLLRPHFAVDYDQAGAIGRRYRRQDEIGTPYGITVDHQTLQDGTVTLRDRDSMQQERLPIDRLIGELAQRLARPWSR; encoded by the coding sequence ATGGAGAAGATCGTGAACCTCGCCAAGCGGCGCGGGTTCACCTTCCAGTCGAGCGAGATCTACGGCGGCCTCAACAGTTGCTGGGACTACGGTCCGCTCGGCGTCGAGCTCAAGCGCAACGTCAAGAACGCCTGGTGGCGCGACATGGTGCAGACGCGCGACGACATCGTCGGCATCGACTGCTCCATCCTCATGCACCCGAGGGTGTGGGAGGCCTCCGGCCATCTCGCCGGCTTCACCGATCCGCTGGTCGACTGCCGCGAGTGCAAGGGCCGCTTCCGCGCCGACCACATCGCCGACGCCCAGTGCCCCCTCAAGCCGAGCAAGGCGCCGGGACAGTTCGAGAAGTGCGATCTCACCGAGGCGCGGCAGTTCAACCTCATGTTCAAGACCTTCATGGGCCCGGTCGAGGAGAACGCCAGCGTCGTCTACATGCGTCCCGAGACCGCCCAGGGCATCTTCGTCAACTTCAAGAACGTCCTGACCACGGCGCGCGCCAAGATCCCCTTCGGCATCGCCCAGATCGGCAAGTCGTTCCGCAACGAGATCACGCCCGGCAACTTCCTCTTCCGGACGCGCGAGTTCGAGCAGATGGAGATGGAGTTCTTCGTCAAGCCGGGCGACGACGACCGTTGGTTCGAGTACTGGACCACGACGCGCCGCGATTGGTACGTGAGCCTCGGCATCCGGCCGGAGAAGCTGCGCCTGCGGCCGCACGCCGCCGACGAGCTGGCGCACTACGCCAAGGGCTGCGCCGACGTCGAGTACGAGTTCCCCATCGGCTGGTCGGAGCTCGAGGGCATCGCCAACCGCACCGACTTCGACCTCAAGCGCCACTCCGAGTTCAGCGGCAAGGATCTCACCTTCTTCGACGACGAGACGCGCGAGCACTACACCCCCTACGTCATCGAGCCGGCGGCCGGCGCCGACCGCGCGACGCTCGCCTTCCTGGTCGACGCGTACGACGAGGACGTCGCCGACGGCGAGGCGCGCACCGTGCTCCGCCTGCACCCGCAACTGGCGCCGATCAAGGCGGCGGTCTTCCCGCTGTTGCGCAAGGACGGGCACCCGGAAAAGGCGAAGGAGATCTACGATCTGCTGCGCCCGCACTTCGCGGTCGACTACGACCAGGCGGGCGCCATCGGCCGCCGCTACCGTCGCCAGGACGAGATCGGCACCCCGTACGGCATCACGGTCGATCACCAGACGCTGCAGGACGGGACGGTGACGCTGCGCGATCGCGACTCCATGCAGCAAGAGCGGCTGCCCATCGATCGACTCATCGGCGAGCTGGCGCAGCGCCTGGCCCGGCCGTGGAGTAGATAG
- the recO gene encoding DNA repair protein RecO has translation MAESRSSRAVVLRWRSYGESDKIATLLTEDAGKLTGIAKGAKNSRRRFANSLEPLARVRVHFRQKPGAGLAFLESCELLAPSAGFCEPSRFAYGSYVAELTDRMTVEEDPHHNVFGLLEEALAQIERGPATSALLRAFELQLLAAAGFEPQLDACHRCRRPWRDEERAWIATHHGTVACDACRSAEEATEPVSGTVLHRLDRLKNLPLEACRGVPLGPLSADAGVLTSRLLSLHLARPLQSVKLIGQLSRPPQRDSGAR, from the coding sequence GTGGCCGAGTCGCGCAGCAGCCGGGCCGTCGTGCTCCGCTGGCGGTCCTACGGCGAGAGCGACAAGATCGCGACCCTGCTGACCGAGGACGCCGGCAAGCTGACCGGCATCGCCAAGGGGGCGAAGAACTCGCGCCGGCGGTTCGCCAACTCGCTCGAGCCGTTGGCTCGGGTGCGGGTCCACTTCCGCCAGAAGCCCGGCGCCGGCCTCGCGTTCCTCGAGAGCTGCGAGCTGTTGGCGCCGAGCGCCGGCTTCTGCGAGCCGTCGCGCTTCGCGTACGGCAGCTACGTCGCCGAGCTGACGGATCGGATGACGGTCGAAGAGGACCCGCACCACAACGTCTTCGGCCTGCTCGAGGAGGCGCTGGCCCAGATCGAGCGCGGCCCCGCCACCAGCGCCCTCCTGCGCGCCTTCGAGCTCCAGTTGCTGGCCGCGGCCGGCTTCGAGCCCCAGCTCGACGCCTGCCATCGCTGCCGCCGCCCCTGGCGGGACGAGGAGCGGGCGTGGATCGCCACCCACCATGGCACCGTGGCCTGCGATGCCTGTCGCAGCGCCGAGGAGGCGACCGAACCGGTCTCCGGCACCGTCCTCCACCGCCTCGATCGGCTGAAGAACCTGCCCCTGGAGGCGTGTCGCGGCGTGCCGCTCGGCCCGCTCAGCGCCGACGCCGGTGTCCTCACCAGCCGGCTGCTCTCCCTGCATCTCGCCCGCCCGCTGCAATCGGTGAAGCTGATCGGGCAACTGAGCCGGCCCCCTCAACGAGACAGCGGGGCCCGGTAG
- the ppdK gene encoding pyruvate, phosphate dikinase yields MGGRVSKKVVRVAAKRPAATAKAKKPAKKPAAKPRHVYAFGGGRADGNAGMKHLLGGKGANLAEMAGLGLPVPPGFTISTEVCTYYYANNQHVPATLRADVERQLATVERLVAKRFGDPSNPLLVSVRSGARASMPGMMDTILNLGLNDETVQGLIALTGSPRFAYDSYRRFVAMYGDVVLGLKPEHKDEIDPFEEILERKKHARGVALDTELTADDLRELVAEFKAAIRARRGVDFPESAHDQLWGAIRAVFGSWMNDRAITYRKLNGIPEEWGTAVNVQAMVFGNLGDDSGTGVAFTRDPATGENAFYGEYLMNAQGEDVVAGTRTPLPIRELERANPQVYRQLLDIRRVLERHYREMMDIEFTIQQGALYMLQCRVGKRTGNAAIRIAVEMVDEKLIGWKDALLRVDPEQLNQLLRPTFLPAEKARAEREHRLLATGLNAGPGAASGRVYFNAEDAEAAAARGESVILVRIETSPEDIRGMVAAQGILTARGGMTSHAALVARQMGKVCVAGCDALHIDYRARTLHVDGHADVLREGDDLSIDGTTGEVFRGRIDTHPSEVVRVLIDRSLAPEAAPVYQLYAQLMTWADKARTLGVRANADQPDQSIAAVAFGAEGIGLCRTEHMFFGEEKIGPMRAMILADTLEERRAALATLLPLQRADFAGLFRTMVGRPVTIRTLDPPLHEFLPHETAEQQALADELGIPLAKIQERIAALHEFNPMLGFRGCRLGIVYPEITEMQARAIFEAAVEVQQSGMPVHPEVMIPLVGHVKELALQAAIVRRVAAEVMQASGAKLTYNVGTMIEIPRGALTADAIAAEAEFFSFGTNDLTQTALGVSRDDAGRFLVPYVSTYEIYPRDPFQTIDEDGVGALIRIAVERGRATRPKLKIGICGEHGGDPQSVGFCHRAGLDYVSCSPYRVPIARLAAAHAALTP; encoded by the coding sequence ATGGGTGGACGAGTCTCCAAGAAGGTGGTCCGGGTCGCGGCCAAGCGCCCGGCGGCGACGGCGAAGGCCAAGAAGCCGGCGAAGAAACCCGCCGCGAAGCCGCGGCACGTCTACGCGTTCGGCGGCGGCAGGGCGGACGGCAATGCCGGGATGAAACACCTGCTCGGCGGCAAGGGCGCCAACCTCGCCGAGATGGCCGGGCTCGGCCTGCCGGTGCCGCCGGGGTTCACCATCTCCACGGAGGTCTGCACCTACTACTACGCCAACAACCAACACGTGCCCGCGACCCTGCGGGCCGACGTCGAGCGCCAGCTCGCGACCGTCGAACGCCTGGTCGCCAAACGCTTCGGCGACCCCAGCAATCCGCTCCTCGTCTCGGTGCGCTCCGGCGCCCGCGCCTCGATGCCGGGCATGATGGACACCATCCTCAACCTCGGCCTCAACGACGAGACGGTGCAGGGCCTGATCGCGCTGACCGGCAGCCCGCGCTTCGCCTACGACTCCTACCGCCGCTTCGTCGCCATGTACGGCGACGTCGTCCTCGGCCTGAAGCCCGAGCACAAGGACGAGATCGATCCCTTCGAGGAGATCCTCGAGCGCAAGAAGCACGCCCGCGGCGTCGCCCTCGACACCGAGCTCACCGCCGACGACCTGCGCGAGCTGGTCGCCGAGTTCAAGGCCGCGATCCGCGCCCGCCGCGGCGTCGACTTCCCCGAGAGCGCGCACGACCAGCTCTGGGGCGCCATCCGCGCCGTCTTCGGCTCGTGGATGAACGACCGCGCCATCACCTACCGCAAGCTCAACGGCATCCCCGAGGAATGGGGCACCGCCGTCAACGTCCAGGCGATGGTGTTCGGCAACCTCGGCGACGACTCCGGCACCGGCGTCGCCTTCACCCGCGATCCGGCCACGGGCGAGAACGCCTTCTACGGCGAGTACCTGATGAACGCCCAGGGCGAGGACGTCGTCGCCGGCACCCGCACGCCGCTGCCGATCCGCGAGCTCGAACGCGCCAACCCGCAGGTCTACCGCCAGTTGCTCGACATCCGCCGCGTCCTCGAGCGCCACTACCGCGAGATGATGGACATCGAGTTCACCATCCAGCAGGGCGCCCTGTACATGCTGCAGTGCCGGGTCGGGAAGCGCACCGGCAACGCCGCCATCCGCATCGCCGTCGAGATGGTCGACGAGAAGCTCATCGGCTGGAAGGACGCGCTGCTGCGCGTCGACCCCGAGCAGCTCAACCAGCTCCTGCGCCCGACCTTCCTCCCGGCCGAGAAGGCGCGCGCCGAGCGCGAGCACCGGTTGCTCGCCACCGGTCTGAACGCCGGCCCCGGCGCGGCCAGCGGGCGCGTCTACTTCAACGCCGAGGACGCCGAGGCCGCCGCGGCGCGCGGCGAGTCGGTCATCCTGGTGCGCATCGAGACCTCGCCGGAGGACATCCGCGGCATGGTGGCGGCGCAGGGCATCCTCACCGCCCGCGGCGGCATGACCAGCCACGCCGCGCTGGTGGCGCGGCAGATGGGCAAGGTCTGCGTCGCCGGCTGCGACGCCCTGCACATCGACTACCGCGCCCGCACCCTGCACGTCGACGGCCACGCCGACGTCCTGCGCGAGGGCGACGACCTGTCGATCGACGGCACCACCGGCGAGGTGTTCCGCGGCCGCATCGACACCCATCCGAGCGAGGTGGTGCGCGTGCTCATCGACCGCAGCCTCGCGCCCGAGGCCGCGCCCGTCTACCAACTGTACGCGCAGCTCATGACCTGGGCCGACAAGGCGCGCACGCTCGGCGTGCGCGCCAACGCCGACCAGCCCGACCAGAGCATCGCCGCGGTCGCCTTCGGCGCCGAGGGCATCGGCCTCTGCCGCACCGAGCACATGTTCTTCGGCGAGGAGAAGATCGGCCCGATGCGCGCGATGATCCTCGCCGACACCCTCGAGGAGCGCCGCGCCGCGCTCGCCACGCTGCTGCCGCTGCAGCGCGCCGACTTCGCCGGCCTCTTCCGCACCATGGTCGGCCGGCCGGTGACCATCCGCACCCTCGACCCGCCGCTGCACGAGTTCCTGCCGCACGAGACGGCGGAGCAGCAGGCGCTCGCCGACGAGCTCGGCATCCCGCTCGCGAAGATCCAGGAGCGCATCGCCGCGCTGCACGAGTTCAATCCCATGCTCGGCTTCCGCGGCTGCCGGCTCGGCATCGTCTACCCCGAGATCACCGAGATGCAGGCGCGCGCCATCTTCGAGGCGGCGGTCGAGGTGCAGCAGAGCGGCATGCCCGTCCACCCGGAGGTGATGATCCCGCTCGTCGGCCACGTGAAGGAATTGGCCCTGCAGGCGGCGATCGTGCGCCGCGTCGCCGCCGAGGTGATGCAGGCCAGCGGCGCCAAGCTCACCTACAACGTCGGCACCATGATCGAGATCCCGCGCGGCGCCCTCACCGCCGACGCCATCGCCGCCGAGGCCGAGTTCTTCTCCTTCGGCACCAACGATCTCACCCAGACCGCGCTCGGCGTATCGCGCGACGATGCCGGCCGCTTCCTGGTGCCGTACGTGTCGACGTACGAGATCTATCCCCGCGATCCGTTCCAGACGATCGACGAGGATGGCGTCGGGGCGCTGATCCGCATCGCCGTCGAGCGCGGCCGCGCCACCCGGCCGAAGCTGAAGATCGGCATCTGCGGCGAGCACGGCGGCGACCCGCAGTCGGTCGGCTTCTGCCACCGCGCCGGGCTCGACTACGTCTCGTGCTCGCCGTACCGCGTGCCGATCGCGCGCCTGGCGGCGGCGCACGCGGCGCTGACTCCGTGA
- a CDS encoding nucleotide exchange factor GrpE, giving the protein MASEEPKDSTATPEAGGDPAPPSSAGLAAELEAQRAETEKFRDLYLRERAEFENYKKRIHRDHAEAVRYAAAHLTRDLADVIDNLERAVEHAQGGGNGQPLVEGVRLVLQGALDALARHGITRIEAAGEAFDPTRHEAVASEHVPDTEPNRVVRQFLPGYALHDRVVRPAKVSVSARGPVESPKDDD; this is encoded by the coding sequence ATGGCATCCGAAGAACCGAAGGACTCCACCGCGACCCCCGAGGCGGGCGGCGATCCCGCCCCGCCGTCGAGCGCCGGCCTGGCGGCCGAGCTCGAGGCCCAACGGGCCGAGACCGAGAAGTTCCGCGATCTCTACCTGCGCGAGCGCGCCGAGTTCGAGAACTACAAGAAGCGGATCCACCGCGATCATGCCGAAGCGGTCCGCTACGCGGCCGCCCACCTCACCCGCGACCTGGCGGACGTCATCGACAACCTGGAGCGCGCCGTCGAGCACGCGCAGGGCGGCGGCAACGGCCAGCCGCTCGTCGAGGGCGTCCGGCTGGTGCTCCAGGGCGCGCTCGATGCGCTGGCGCGTCACGGCATCACCCGCATTGAGGCGGCCGGCGAGGCCTTCGACCCGACCCGCCACGAGGCGGTGGCGAGCGAGCACGTGCCGGACACCGAGCCGAATCGCGTCGTGCGCCAGTTCCTGCCCGGCTACGCGCTGCACGATCGCGTCGTCCGCCCGGCGAAGGTGAGCGTGTCGGCCAGAGGTCCGGTTGAAAGCCCGAAGGACGATGATTAA